In one window of Paraflavitalea soli DNA:
- a CDS encoding DUF6702 family protein, translating into MVLHLYKWLILCGSLFTGPASQPSSPADLHPLYVSVTEFNHNAADKTLEISCKIFTDDFEKTLATVYNKKVDLFNPKDKAEADRLVSEYVRKRLLVKLDGKDVALEFVGFERENDAVWSYFQAAVPAVPKKVEINNSILYEIYDKQLNLMHVTVGGTRKSTRLNYPDKEAKFEF; encoded by the coding sequence ATGGTGCTACACCTCTATAAATGGTTAATTCTCTGTGGAAGCCTGTTTACCGGACCGGCCAGCCAGCCCTCCTCCCCTGCCGACCTGCATCCCCTTTATGTCAGCGTTACGGAATTCAACCACAATGCGGCAGATAAAACCCTGGAAATAAGCTGTAAGATATTTACGGACGATTTTGAGAAAACCCTGGCTACGGTTTACAATAAGAAGGTAGACCTGTTTAACCCCAAAGACAAAGCGGAAGCAGACAGGCTGGTGTCGGAATATGTGCGTAAACGGCTGCTGGTAAAACTGGACGGAAAGGATGTGGCGCTGGAATTTGTAGGGTTTGAGCGGGAAAATGATGCGGTCTGGAGTTATTTCCAGGCAGCTGTACCCGCCGTGCCGAAGAAAGTAGAAATCAATAATAGCATTCTTTACGAGATCTACGATAAGCAACTGAACCTGATGCATGTTACCGTAGGCGGTACCCGGAAGAGCACCCGGCTCAATTATCCGGATAAAGAAGCAAAGTTTGAGTTTTAG
- a CDS encoding cysteine desulfurase family protein — protein MSHTSRIYFDNAATTSLDPQVLEAMMPYLTEKFGNPSSIYSYGRETRLAIETARKSVAKILNAHPAEIFFTSGGTESSNTAINAAVHDLGCRHIITSPIEHHATLHTVENLYHRGEVALSYVKLLPNGHVDLEDLEQLLAGCDDKCLVTLMHANNEIGNILDIHAVGEICKKYGAVFHSDTVQTVGHFPFDLRNTPVHFITAAGHKFHGPKGVGILYVNENVKIKPHIHGGSQERNMRAGTENLYGIVGFAKALELATEQYEADSAYIKGLKLYMMEQVKKQIKGAAFNGDTLGKSLYTVLSISFPKTEKSEMILFNLDINNICASGGSACTSGADQGSHVIRAVNNNPNQITVRFSFSKHNTKEEIDLVIGKLKEII, from the coding sequence ATGAGCCACACATCACGTATTTATTTCGACAATGCGGCCACCACCTCCCTCGATCCGCAGGTATTGGAAGCCATGATGCCCTACCTAACCGAAAAGTTTGGCAATCCCTCTTCCATCTATTCTTATGGTCGCGAGACCAGGCTGGCGATTGAAACAGCCCGTAAATCCGTGGCTAAAATATTGAATGCTCATCCGGCAGAGATCTTCTTTACATCCGGCGGAACAGAAAGCTCCAATACAGCCATCAATGCCGCCGTACATGATCTAGGCTGCCGTCACATCATTACTTCCCCCATCGAGCACCACGCCACCCTGCATACTGTAGAAAACCTCTATCACCGTGGGGAAGTGGCCCTCAGCTATGTAAAGCTCCTGCCCAATGGTCACGTTGACCTGGAAGACCTGGAGCAACTACTGGCGGGTTGTGACGACAAATGCCTCGTCACCCTCATGCATGCCAACAACGAAATTGGTAATATACTCGATATACATGCCGTAGGCGAAATCTGCAAAAAGTACGGCGCCGTATTTCATTCCGACACCGTTCAGACCGTAGGCCATTTTCCCTTCGACCTGCGCAATACACCGGTACATTTCATCACCGCCGCCGGACACAAATTCCATGGACCCAAAGGCGTGGGCATCTTATATGTGAATGAGAATGTAAAGATCAAACCCCATATCCATGGCGGCTCACAGGAGCGCAACATGCGCGCCGGCACCGAAAACCTGTATGGTATTGTAGGTTTTGCCAAAGCTTTGGAGTTGGCTACTGAACAATATGAAGCCGACAGCGCCTATATCAAAGGCCTTAAGCTGTACATGATGGAACAGGTGAAAAAGCAGATCAAGGGCGCCGCCTTCAATGGCGATACCCTGGGCAAAAGCCTGTATACCGTATTGAGCATATCCTTTCCCAAGACCGAGAAATCCGAAATGATCCTGTTCAACCTCGATATCAACAATATCTGCGCCAGCGGCGGCAGCGCCTGTACCAGCGGCGCCGACCAGGGTTCACATGTCATCCGGGCTGTCAACAACAACCCTAACCAGATCACCGTTCGCTTCTCTTTCAGTAAGCACAACACCAAAGAGGAAATTGACCTCGTGATCGGTAAGCTGAAAGAGATCATTTAA
- a CDS encoding alpha-amylase family glycosyl hydrolase, with protein sequence MTPVFCRMLVVTCLMASFLSSCKLMPKEEEKKPAAPKDTTVIAGPDWVKQSNVYEVNVRQYTPEGTFKAFATSLPRLKKMGVDILWFMPVTPISKTDRKGTLGSYYAVADYKAINPEFGTMADFKQLVQQAHDSGFKVVVDWVANHTGADHPWLTQHPDFYNRDSTGKAKYVFDWTDTRDLNFDNKEMRDSMIAAMKYWLQETNIDGFRCDVAGEVPTDFWKACIQQLRKVKKVFMLAEGDKGELHTAGFDASYPWDMFQTMKKVAAGERNALSLDSVLMRQDSTFPAGAIRLYFTSNHDENSWNKSDFGTFPGAKHAPFAVLTQTMRASLPLIYGGQEEPVIRAISFFEKDNIGFKNYARAPFYTTLLNLRKRNTALATDAAFRKVSVGDDKALYAYVREKGKDKVLVILNLSNKEQTITIKDSTLTGTPMNLFLGAKEPFTLNHSFNIEPWGYIVCEY encoded by the coding sequence ATGACGCCTGTGTTCTGCCGGATGCTTGTTGTAACCTGCCTCATGGCTTCCTTTCTCTCTTCCTGCAAACTGATGCCCAAAGAAGAAGAAAAAAAGCCCGCAGCCCCAAAGGATACCACTGTTATTGCAGGTCCGGATTGGGTCAAACAATCTAATGTATATGAGGTCAATGTAAGGCAGTATACACCTGAAGGCACTTTCAAGGCTTTTGCCACCTCCCTGCCAAGGCTCAAAAAAATGGGGGTCGACATACTCTGGTTCATGCCCGTTACACCCATCAGCAAAACAGATCGCAAGGGTACCCTCGGCAGCTATTATGCCGTAGCTGATTACAAAGCTATCAACCCTGAGTTTGGCACCATGGCCGATTTCAAACAACTGGTGCAACAGGCCCACGACAGTGGCTTTAAGGTGGTGGTAGATTGGGTGGCCAACCATACCGGCGCCGACCATCCCTGGCTTACCCAACATCCTGATTTCTACAACCGCGATAGTACTGGGAAAGCCAAATATGTGTTCGACTGGACTGATACCCGCGACCTCAACTTCGACAACAAAGAGATGCGCGATAGCATGATCGCTGCCATGAAGTATTGGCTGCAGGAAACCAATATCGATGGTTTCCGTTGCGATGTGGCCGGTGAAGTGCCCACCGATTTCTGGAAAGCCTGCATTCAGCAGCTGCGCAAGGTGAAGAAGGTGTTTATGCTGGCAGAGGGTGATAAAGGCGAATTGCACACCGCCGGTTTCGATGCCAGCTATCCCTGGGACATGTTCCAGACCATGAAGAAAGTAGCAGCCGGTGAGCGCAATGCCTTATCCCTTGATTCGGTGCTCATGCGCCAGGACAGTACCTTCCCGGCAGGCGCCATCCGTCTATACTTCACCAGCAACCACGATGAGAACAGCTGGAACAAAAGTGACTTCGGCACCTTTCCCGGAGCAAAACATGCGCCCTTTGCCGTACTCACCCAAACCATGCGCGCCAGCCTGCCCCTCATCTATGGTGGACAGGAAGAGCCCGTTATACGTGCCATCTCTTTCTTTGAAAAAGACAATATCGGTTTTAAGAATTATGCCCGTGCGCCTTTTTATACCACCTTACTCAACCTGCGCAAGCGCAATACAGCCCTCGCCACCGATGCGGCCTTCCGCAAAGTATCTGTAGGCGATGACAAAGCCCTCTATGCCTATGTACGTGAAAAAGGAAAGGACAAAGTACTTGTGATCCTCAACCTCAGCAATAAAGAACAAACTATTACCATTAAAGACAGTACCCTCACAGGTACACCCATGAACCTGTTCTTGGGAGCCAAAGAGCCCTTTACGTTAAATCATTCTTTCAATATTGAACCCTGGGGATACATTGTTTGTGAGTACTAA
- a CDS encoding carboxylesterase family protein, which yields MKNAIKVLLVLIVPVMVATSCKKDVSENDPGKPTGGSGTKPPVENAYNNVVETKPPVQKGITINVNGNIGGYQQALPALYDSTTKRYPLLVFIHGIGELGDGSTQLYNAANVGVARLIKDKKFPPNFVVNSKNFSFIVISPQIKKWDYTTVAKDVNDMITFAINKYRIDTTRIYVSGLSMGGGYTWDYAGTYASRIAAIAPICGASGPNDSKVKTIANAKLPVWAFHNDDDGTVASSNSKNWVSKINALNPPTKARLTLWPTGGHDAWTKATSPAYKENNMNMYEWMLQYTRIK from the coding sequence ATGAAAAACGCGATCAAAGTCCTGTTAGTCCTCATCGTGCCCGTAATGGTAGCTACATCCTGTAAGAAAGACGTGAGTGAGAATGATCCCGGGAAGCCCACTGGTGGTAGTGGCACAAAGCCTCCTGTAGAGAACGCTTATAACAATGTAGTGGAAACGAAACCACCCGTTCAGAAGGGGATCACCATAAATGTGAATGGCAATATCGGAGGCTATCAGCAAGCCCTGCCTGCACTCTATGATAGTACCACCAAGCGATACCCTTTATTGGTATTCATTCATGGTATTGGAGAGCTGGGTGATGGCTCTACTCAATTGTACAACGCAGCCAATGTAGGGGTAGCCAGGCTTATCAAAGACAAGAAGTTTCCGCCCAACTTTGTTGTCAACAGCAAGAACTTTTCTTTCATCGTCATATCACCACAGATCAAAAAGTGGGATTATACTACCGTGGCAAAAGATGTGAACGATATGATCACTTTCGCCATCAACAAATACAGGATCGATACTACCCGTATCTATGTGAGTGGTTTGAGTATGGGCGGCGGATATACCTGGGATTATGCAGGCACCTATGCCAGCCGGATAGCAGCCATAGCGCCTATATGTGGAGCATCAGGTCCTAATGATAGCAAGGTCAAAACCATCGCCAATGCCAAGCTGCCCGTTTGGGCCTTTCACAACGATGATGATGGTACTGTGGCTTCCAGCAATTCAAAAAACTGGGTAAGTAAGATCAATGCCCTGAATCCTCCCACCAAGGCCAGGCTTACTTTATGGCCTACCGGTGGACACGATGCCTGGACAAAAGCAACCAGTCCTGCTTATAAGGAAAATAACATGAATATGTACGAGTGGATGTTGCAGTATACCAGGATCAAATAA
- a CDS encoding Arc family DNA-binding protein: protein MSSKKNFVLRIDEETFKSLEKWAGDEFRSVNGQLEWIIDQALKDSGRKKKAENPPKTHDKKEP, encoded by the coding sequence GTGAGTAGTAAGAAAAACTTTGTACTACGGATAGATGAAGAAACCTTCAAATCGCTGGAAAAGTGGGCCGGGGATGAGTTTCGTAGTGTGAATGGTCAGCTGGAATGGATTATTGATCAGGCTTTAAAAGATAGCGGGCGCAAGAAGAAAGCTGAGAACCCGCCCAAAACACATGACAAAAAAGAACCATAA
- a CDS encoding gluconokinase: MSTKPAQHIIGVDIGTTNTKAIAFTVEGTVIAQASITYMPLVTAAEEHELDVEILFNAVVQTIQQVTAQTGSSFLLGIAFSSAMHSLLAVDQAGKPLTNLITWADLRSSDQAARLKESDAGKLIYQRTGTPIHPMSPLCKLLWMKEQRPDIFAAAHKFIGIKELVFFRFFGQYLIDHSIASATGLFDIYDVDWNKEALLVTGLSADRLSTPVSPTHIVTGISAAYATMLGIGQDTPFIPGASDGCLANVGSGAMQPGDVSLTIGTSGAVRMMAHQPQHDVKERIFNYILTEQWYVSGGPINNGAVLLKWYAEHFLHRTFHHTEDFEWFLQQASEVPAGAEGLVFLPYVQGERAPVWDAAAKGVFFGIHARHTQAHFMRAIVEGINFALYQVTQSLEETIGPVTNIYASGGFTKSPHWLQWMADLFGKKIIVSSAADASATGAAILGLKAIGKIDDLHFRAKTTQPGEHFLPHEQQREAYLHNYRIYAMLYDRLKDVFHS, translated from the coding sequence GTGAGTACTAAACCTGCACAACATATCATTGGAGTAGATATCGGAACTACCAATACCAAGGCCATCGCCTTTACGGTGGAAGGTACCGTAATAGCGCAGGCCAGTATTACCTATATGCCGCTTGTAACCGCTGCTGAAGAACATGAACTCGATGTAGAGATATTGTTCAATGCCGTGGTACAAACCATCCAACAGGTAACCGCTCAAACCGGCAGTTCCTTCCTGTTGGGTATCGCTTTCAGCAGCGCCATGCACAGCCTGCTGGCAGTAGACCAGGCAGGAAAACCTTTGACCAACCTGATCACCTGGGCCGACCTGCGCAGTAGCGATCAGGCTGCCCGGTTAAAAGAGAGTGATGCCGGCAAACTCATCTACCAACGCACCGGCACACCCATACATCCTATGTCGCCCCTGTGCAAGCTGCTTTGGATGAAAGAGCAGCGGCCGGATATATTTGCGGCAGCCCATAAATTCATAGGCATTAAAGAACTGGTCTTTTTCCGCTTCTTTGGTCAATACCTCATCGATCATTCCATCGCCTCTGCCACCGGTTTATTTGATATCTATGATGTCGATTGGAACAAAGAAGCATTGTTGGTAACAGGTCTTAGTGCTGACCGGTTGTCAACCCCTGTTAGCCCTACCCATATTGTTACCGGCATCAGCGCAGCTTATGCAACCATGTTGGGCATCGGCCAGGATACTCCTTTTATACCGGGCGCCAGCGATGGCTGCCTGGCCAACGTAGGCAGTGGGGCCATGCAGCCGGGCGATGTATCGCTCACCATTGGTACCAGCGGCGCCGTGCGCATGATGGCCCATCAGCCACAGCATGATGTAAAAGAAAGGATCTTCAATTATATACTTACAGAGCAGTGGTATGTTTCCGGCGGTCCTATCAACAATGGAGCCGTATTGCTGAAATGGTATGCGGAGCATTTCCTGCACCGGACTTTCCACCATACAGAAGATTTTGAATGGTTTCTGCAGCAGGCTTCCGAGGTCCCTGCCGGAGCCGAAGGGCTTGTCTTTCTGCCCTATGTACAAGGGGAGCGCGCCCCGGTATGGGATGCCGCCGCCAAAGGCGTATTCTTTGGCATTCACGCCCGCCATACACAGGCACATTTTATGCGCGCCATTGTAGAAGGGATTAACTTTGCTTTGTACCAGGTAACCCAATCCCTGGAAGAGACCATTGGCCCTGTTACCAATATCTATGCCAGCGGAGGCTTTACAAAGTCCCCGCATTGGCTGCAATGGATGGCCGATCTCTTTGGTAAGAAGATCATTGTTTCGTCTGCAGCCGATGCATCCGCTACCGGTGCTGCTATCCTGGGGTTAAAGGCAATAGGAAAGATCGACGACCTGCACTTTCGGGCAAAGACCACTCAACCTGGTGAACATTTCCTGCCCCATGAACAACAGCGCGAAGCTTATTTGCACAACTACCGCATCTATGCCATGTTGTACGATAGATTGAAAGACGTATTTCATAGTTGA
- a CDS encoding M1 family metallopeptidase, whose protein sequence is MMRKSLLVGAAFAGLFSVANGQNIQNNPGSNHGNKFEQLGTILPTPNEYRTASGAPGPKYWQQKADYDIKCELDEANLKLTGSELITYFNNSPNTLNYLWLQMDENEHSSVNNANYQNSRTMGTQLNTAAIDQLEESRGDNGYGFNITKMVDALGKPMKYTINKTMMRVELAAPLKPGQKFAFTINWNYKISDRMKMGGRGGYEYFPEDGNHLFTMAQWYPRLCVYSDVVGWQNHQFTGRGEFALTFGNFKVQMTVPADHVVGGTGECQNYAQVLSPAQLGRWTKAQTSKEPVEVVTIEEAKKAEGQKSTSKKTWIFKADNVRDFAWTASRKFVWDAMPTYVEGKKVMCMSFYGKEAYGLYRKFSTKAVAHTIRSYSKFTIPYPYPVAQSIEAANGMEYPMICFNYGRTEKDGSYTEATKYGMLGVIIHEVGHNFFPMIINSDERQWSWMDEGLNSFVEYLTEELYDNKFPIRGKGPAWAIVDYMRLPKNQLEPIMSNSENIVGFGPNAYTKPATGLNMLRETIMGRDLFDYAFKEYARRWAFKHPEPADLFRTLEDASGEDLDWFWRGWFFGTDACDIALDTVKYFKADITYNPPPAKEGATMTRKLEKPMTSTFDTDVSKQRNRDDKNIQFLTDQDTTLRDFYWRYARGLEPYDTTTYTVPVNSGSGIEGADEAAKQKAAGKHFYELTFSNKGGLVMPIIVEWTFKDGTKEVDRIPAQVWRLNETKVIKTFMKDKEVESIKLDPNRETADINESNNSWGTIAAPSKFTVFKQKQGVRGQSSGINPMQKAEEKKKAF, encoded by the coding sequence ATGATGAGAAAATCACTGCTCGTGGGAGCAGCCTTCGCAGGTTTGTTTAGTGTGGCCAATGGTCAGAATATACAAAACAACCCCGGCTCCAACCACGGTAATAAATTTGAACAACTGGGTACCATTCTGCCAACGCCCAATGAGTACCGCACTGCCAGCGGAGCCCCCGGCCCCAAGTACTGGCAGCAAAAAGCTGACTATGACATTAAATGTGAGCTGGATGAGGCCAACCTCAAACTCACCGGCAGCGAGTTGATCACCTACTTTAATAACTCGCCCAACACATTGAACTATCTCTGGTTGCAGATGGACGAAAACGAGCACAGCTCCGTCAACAATGCCAACTACCAGAACAGCAGGACCATGGGCACCCAGTTGAATACAGCGGCCATCGACCAACTGGAAGAAAGCAGGGGCGACAATGGCTATGGCTTCAACATCACCAAAATGGTAGACGCCCTGGGCAAACCCATGAAGTACACCATCAACAAGACCATGATGCGTGTAGAACTGGCTGCCCCCCTCAAGCCAGGACAGAAATTTGCTTTCACCATCAATTGGAATTACAAGATCTCCGACCGCATGAAAATGGGCGGCCGGGGTGGTTATGAATATTTCCCCGAGGATGGCAATCACCTCTTTACCATGGCACAGTGGTATCCCCGCCTTTGCGTATACAGCGATGTGGTAGGTTGGCAAAACCACCAGTTTACAGGTAGGGGAGAGTTTGCCCTCACTTTTGGCAACTTTAAAGTGCAAATGACAGTACCGGCCGATCACGTAGTAGGTGGTACCGGCGAATGCCAGAACTATGCACAGGTGTTATCACCTGCTCAGCTGGGCCGCTGGACAAAAGCACAAACTTCCAAAGAGCCGGTAGAAGTAGTGACCATCGAAGAAGCGAAGAAAGCAGAAGGTCAGAAAAGCACCAGCAAGAAGACCTGGATCTTCAAAGCCGATAATGTACGTGACTTTGCCTGGACAGCTTCCCGCAAATTTGTATGGGATGCCATGCCTACCTATGTAGAAGGCAAGAAAGTAATGTGCATGAGCTTTTACGGAAAAGAAGCTTACGGCTTGTACCGCAAGTTTTCTACCAAGGCGGTGGCACATACCATCCGCAGCTATTCCAAATTCACCATTCCTTATCCTTACCCTGTAGCACAGAGTATTGAAGCCGCCAATGGTATGGAATACCCGATGATCTGCTTCAACTATGGCCGTACTGAAAAAGACGGTTCTTATACAGAAGCTACCAAATACGGTATGCTGGGTGTTATCATCCATGAAGTAGGCCACAACTTCTTCCCCATGATCATCAACAGCGATGAGCGCCAGTGGAGCTGGATGGACGAAGGGTTGAACTCTTTCGTGGAGTACCTCACAGAAGAACTCTACGACAATAAGTTCCCCATCCGTGGTAAAGGACCAGCCTGGGCCATCGTAGATTATATGCGTTTGCCCAAGAATCAGCTCGAGCCCATCATGTCCAATTCTGAGAACATCGTTGGTTTTGGTCCCAATGCCTATACCAAGCCCGCTACCGGACTGAACATGCTGCGCGAGACCATCATGGGCCGCGACCTGTTTGATTATGCCTTCAAAGAATATGCACGCCGCTGGGCTTTCAAACATCCCGAGCCTGCCGATCTGTTCCGCACCCTCGAAGATGCTTCCGGTGAAGACCTCGATTGGTTCTGGAGAGGATGGTTCTTTGGTACCGATGCCTGCGATATCGCCCTGGATACCGTTAAGTATTTCAAAGCAGATATTACCTACAATCCTCCCCCCGCAAAAGAAGGAGCTACCATGACCAGAAAGCTGGAAAAGCCCATGACCTCTACTTTTGATACCGATGTTTCCAAGCAGCGCAACCGCGATGACAAGAACATTCAGTTCCTGACCGATCAGGATACCACCCTGCGTGATTTCTACTGGCGTTATGCCCGTGGTTTGGAACCATACGATACCACTACCTATACAGTGCCTGTAAACTCTGGCAGCGGAATAGAAGGAGCCGATGAGGCTGCCAAGCAAAAAGCTGCCGGCAAACATTTCTATGAGCTTACTTTCAGCAACAAAGGTGGCCTGGTAATGCCCATCATTGTAGAATGGACCTTTAAAGATGGCACCAAAGAGGTAGACCGCATACCTGCACAAGTTTGGCGCCTCAACGAAACAAAAGTGATCAAGACTTTCATGAAGGACAAAGAAGTGGAATCAATAAAACTCGATCCCAATCGTGAAACCGCTGATATCAATGAAAGCAACAATAGCTGGGGTACCATCGCAGCGCCTTCCAAGTTTACCGTGTTTAAACAAAAACAAGGTGTTCGTGGACAATCTTCAGGTATCAATCCCATGCAGAAAGCCGAAGAAAAGAAAAAAGCATTCTAA
- a CDS encoding toxin-antitoxin system YwqK family antitoxin, giving the protein MRWITFILLFFSVNAFSQWKDYKLNANGDTLNRIDVIGRKQGPWVNRFETVRGEPGFEEEGWYVHNRKDGEWRLFSLQGDLVGVEFYKWGLKDSVCRYYSKHGELRLEQKWKALNPDKQFDTLLIEDPDKLDTYRTVIVKNEGASLRHGTWKYYDPETGELARTESYTLGELDKKATTATPTAKKEVTKPKEVLDFEKKNAGKKKVRFRDGSTGN; this is encoded by the coding sequence ATGCGTTGGATAACCTTTATACTGTTGTTTTTTTCTGTGAATGCTTTTTCGCAGTGGAAGGATTATAAGCTGAATGCAAATGGTGACACGCTGAACCGCATTGATGTGATCGGGCGTAAGCAGGGGCCCTGGGTGAACCGTTTTGAAACGGTAAGGGGTGAGCCTGGCTTTGAAGAGGAAGGCTGGTATGTGCACAACCGCAAGGATGGGGAATGGCGCCTGTTTAGCCTGCAGGGCGACCTGGTAGGAGTGGAATTTTACAAATGGGGATTGAAGGACAGTGTATGCCGTTATTACAGCAAACATGGAGAGCTGCGGCTGGAGCAAAAGTGGAAGGCCCTCAATCCGGATAAACAGTTCGACACGTTACTTATTGAAGATCCTGATAAGCTGGATACTTACCGTACGGTGATCGTTAAAAATGAGGGCGCCTCCCTGCGCCACGGCACCTGGAAATACTATGATCCGGAAACGGGCGAACTTGCCCGCACGGAAAGCTACACGCTCGGTGAGCTGGATAAAAAGGCCACGACTGCAACACCCACGGCTAAAAAAGAAGTGACCAAGCCCAAGGAAGTGCTGGACTTCGAGAAAAAGAATGCCGGCAAAAAGAAAGTAAGATTCCGCGACGGCAGCACAGGGAATTAA
- a CDS encoding HupE/UreJ family protein has translation MQDFTFYFQLGIEHILTLDAMDHILFVTALCLRYLWQDWRKVVILVTAFTIGHSITLALSALNYVHFSTAWIEFLIPLTIAATCVNNIMQSGTTKPKRLPLIYFFALFFGLIHGLAFAGQFLSLEGKEGLVSHLLAFNLGIEAAQLFVVVVILFLSWVIVQLLKISRISWLRAASAIILVFSLIWAYQRFPHNKNTHDEKITARGSSLRRFV, from the coding sequence ATGCAAGATTTTACATTTTATTTTCAACTTGGCATTGAACACATCCTTACCCTGGATGCGATGGACCACATCCTGTTTGTGACAGCCCTCTGTCTGAGGTACCTGTGGCAGGATTGGAGAAAGGTGGTGATCCTGGTTACGGCTTTTACTATCGGGCACTCTATTACACTGGCATTGAGCGCATTGAACTATGTGCATTTTTCAACAGCCTGGATTGAGTTCCTCATACCCCTTACCATTGCAGCTACCTGTGTCAACAATATCATGCAATCGGGCACCACAAAGCCAAAGCGCCTGCCATTGATCTATTTCTTTGCTTTGTTCTTTGGATTGATACATGGGCTGGCATTTGCCGGGCAGTTCCTGAGCCTGGAGGGAAAGGAAGGGCTGGTTTCACACCTGCTGGCCTTTAACCTGGGTATTGAAGCCGCGCAGCTGTTCGTGGTAGTGGTCATTTTGTTCCTGTCCTGGGTAATTGTACAGCTGTTAAAGATTTCCAGGATAAGCTGGCTGCGTGCAGCATCCGCCATCATCCTGGTATTTTCACTGATTTGGGCATATCAAAGATTTCCGCATAATAAAAACACACATGATGAGAAAATCACTGCTCGTGGGAGCAGCCTTCGCAGGTTTGTTTAG
- a CDS encoding SPFH domain-containing protein, protein MQKIIKPMSGFLALLLSLILFIGTIFLFASSREHTSFALYGVLAFLASLYLSMGIIVISPNHSRVLTFFGKYVGTVKENGLLFVNPLYKKQKISLRSENLESAKLKVNDKMGNPIEIAAVIVWQVSDTYKAAFEVENYDHYVKVQSEAAVRHLATTYAYDHMEDETAAITLRDGGEKVNEMLENELNERLAPAGILVKEARISHLAYAAEIAGAMLQRQQATAIVAARTKIVEGAVGMVEMALEQLSRKGIVTLDEEKKAAMVSNLMVVLCGERGAQPILNTGTLYQ, encoded by the coding sequence ATGCAAAAGATCATTAAACCCATGTCAGGCTTCCTGGCATTGCTACTTTCCCTCATACTATTTATTGGCACCATATTCCTCTTTGCTTCGAGCAGGGAGCATACCAGCTTTGCGCTATATGGCGTACTGGCTTTCCTGGCCAGCCTATACCTGTCGATGGGCATTATTGTTATCAGCCCTAATCACTCCCGGGTATTGACATTCTTCGGAAAGTATGTAGGCACGGTGAAAGAAAACGGATTGCTGTTTGTGAATCCGCTGTACAAAAAACAAAAGATATCCTTACGCTCTGAAAACCTGGAGAGCGCCAAACTGAAGGTCAACGATAAGATGGGCAATCCCATTGAAATTGCGGCGGTGATCGTATGGCAGGTGAGTGATACGTATAAAGCAGCTTTTGAAGTAGAGAATTATGATCATTATGTAAAGGTGCAAAGCGAGGCAGCGGTACGTCACCTGGCCACCACATATGCTTATGATCATATGGAAGATGAAACGGCCGCGATCACGCTGCGTGATGGTGGTGAGAAGGTGAATGAAATGCTGGAGAATGAATTGAATGAGCGCCTGGCGCCAGCCGGCATATTGGTAAAGGAAGCACGCATCAGTCACCTTGCCTATGCGGCAGAAATAGCAGGCGCCATGCTGCAACGCCAACAGGCAACGGCCATTGTAGCTGCCCGTACCAAGATCGTGGAAGGAGCGGTAGGTATGGTGGAAATGGCATTGGAGCAGCTTTCGCGCAAAGGCATAGTAACGCTGGATGAAGAGAAAAAAGCCGCGATGGTGAGCAACCTGATGGTGGTATTGTGTGGTGAAAGAGGTGCGCAACCGATTCTGAACACAGGCACGCTGTACCAATAA